DNA sequence from the Sardina pilchardus chromosome 23, fSarPil1.1, whole genome shotgun sequence genome:
AGCAAGATTGAGGAAGACAGACAAGGTTATGGATgaaggatgcacacacactattcattTTTCTGCTTTGTCAtctagttttctctctctctttctctctctctctctctctccccctctttctctctctctcacgctctccttcactgaagttaaaaaaaaatgttgaataCAATTCAAATAAGAAATCTTGAAAATCTCCACTTGGTCCTTTCTGTAGGTAGAGCAAGGGGACATTTGGGAACCTTCCACAGAGGCTTAGACAACCCCGTTTCCAAAAACACTGGGAtgctgtgtaaaatgcaaaaacAGAATTTGATGATCTTGAAATTATGTAAATCTTACAGTTAAGTCATAATCCTGCAATAGCTGTTGTTAAAATAGagaatttttttgtttttttagggggggggggggactcctgAGACTCTGACTCAATTGCGTCCTCCTCTCTGTTAAACGGGTGTCATCAGGGTtagtttgtatgtttgtctgtttgtctctgtgttagcaagataactcaaaaagttatggatggattttgatgacattttcaggaaaggtctgaaatgacccaatgacattttgggagtgatccgtatcaccttCTGGATGCAAGTTTGCGCTCTCTGACTGGTTTTCTAGTTGGTTgtgagagaatcccgcacactgtccattatgcATGCAGGTAAATTCACCTGAGTAAGGTCTATGACCTAAACGTTGTGAATACTGAATACATGTTTGCATGCgcaatggacagtgtgcgggattctctctttcaATTATAACTGGGTTACCTATtccaacgcacctgtccccacaaaagaggtgtgcagaAGCGTTTGTAAACTTTCTAGTTGGTTATAAAATGATCttccttgtgttttttttaaaaacattatgcAACATTTCCAGTCTTTGTTCCACTGCCCCGGGTTTTTGAGACGCTCAAATtaaaaatataatgtaatgtatatgGATGTGCAAAtcatcacattctgtttttgatTCTATCCTACAGTGTCCCAACGTTTTGGGAAACAGGGTTGTACTAAATATCTTCACTTGTTGCCTCTCAGAGATCAAGGGATCAAACGGTCTCAAAAAGggagaggaaagtgtgtgtgtgtgtgtgagtgagcgtgtgtgtgtgggggggggggagtgtaaAGACAGAATCAAAGATAAGATAATAGAGATAGAGCATATAGAGGGAgattcagagagacagagagagacagagagagagagagtcagacctTCTATTACAGTAAATACGAAGATAAAATGCTTCCAATTAGGGCTAAACGGTTAAGATAACCAAGACATGCTAATTGTCAAGCTCCtacccacgcgcacacattaGCAACCATAACATGATTCCATCAAAAACAGGCAGATCAAAAccactaagagagagagagagagagagggagagagaaagggagagagagagagggagagagagggagatagagagagagggagagagagggagaataaaaACAAGCCAAAATGTCTCATTTGCATTAATAATGTTCACAAATTACAGGAGCCGACTTCAGCGGCGTCATCTAATTCCGACGTTCATCCCCATTTTGACTCGTTCCTTGTTCACAGACGGACTAAATGGCTGTTACGTGATGACCAGAGTGCAGCGGGCCAGTTGAAAGAGGGGGTGAGCAACAAAGCCATGGGATGATACAAGATGGAGGGAAGGTaaagagggatgaaggagaaaAGATGggggaaatgaaagagagaagaaagatggagagaacgaGGAAtggaggaaaggaaggaaaaaaacaatgagCAATTGAGGGCACATTAAGAGCTCAACATCCAAAGAGTTAAGATGGTGCATAACACACACTAATGGCTACATAGCTTGCATTGGCAAGAAGGTCGCCATTACTAATAGGAACTGATTGAGATATGTCTAATACACATGCATTCGTGTGATATCATTgtgctatggttatggttatggttatggtatgaAGCTTGACACTTTTTAATCCAAAGTGAATGTATAACCACATTGTGTTAGCATTGTGTCAGAAGGTAAATCgcagacaacaacaaaacaagccGTGACACCATCtcaagaaaaaaacatctttaaTGAAGTGTTGGCTGTTTCTTTTGCTCCTCAGAATACAGGAAAATACATTTAAGGTCGACTGCAAGTATGGCAATATATATACAGACCCCCAAACCTGTACGTGGCACATCTGTAACAGGTtcatgtatataaatatatacaacgATAACAAATGTACAACAGTATCAGCTTGTGCAAGTGTGGTTAACATAGACGGATTATATATAAAAtaccccacgcacgcacgctcacacacacacatacacacaaacacgcacacagtacATGCTCAcacccacaaatacacaaacagcatatgcttgctctctctctctctctctctctctctctctctcacactcacacacacacacacacacacacacacacacacacaatattgtgttatctgtgtgtgaacAGACACACTCAATGATCCACTCACTCAAATGACATTTGAACAGATATTCTGTTGTACTTCTCTGCAGACCAacacctccaacccccccccccccccccccccccccaactcacacacacacacacacatacacacacacacacacaaacttgtttTCTTGTATGCCAATACTGTTGAGTGTATACACAGTCTGTGAGGTAGACTGCTCGTGACGGCTGACACTGTTCGCCTTCGGctgttggtttgtttttgttttgtcatttctgtttttgtttgcccGACATCTGATGATGTACAAATTAAACACTACATGCAAAATATGTAGCAATGAGGTAGAGATGGTTTTAAAGGTGTTTCAacacaaaaaagaaagtaagaaaaactaaataaacaacacaaacatgcatatctACTAGAAGAGAGGCACCAATGTCTTcctcacataaacaaacaaacaatgaaatATCACATAATCTTCCCAAATAACGCATATGTTTGAAACAGTAATCAAGTcgacaaaaaaaacaccaccacaaaTGTCACCATTATGAATGGCTGTAATGTCAACCGAAATTTAGTCTTGAAGTGAAACTGtaaatttgtgtttgtttgcatactTGAAATAATCCAAATAAGAATTAAGAAAATAAATGCGTCaatatttttttcccatttttaGAGTTTCTTTTTAACTAGGTCCTCGTTCATCAGGAAACAAATCTAGAACAAAAATTATCTCAGGAGCGCATTGTGGTGTAGCGAGCGACCATTTCCTGaagggacattttttttttggttaagTTCTTCAACATCATTACACCGAGCAGAGCAGCACTACTCCATCATCTTAaccccaatacagtttcacaaAAGTGACGTTTGACATCCCAATCTCTGTGTCTTAGATTAAGTCTCACTATAAATTCTGGGATAAGGCATTTAAATGCTGAACTGTGCAATGATTTTCAATGCTGCACTGTGCAATGATTTTCAATGATCACGTTtacagatgagaggagatggaTCAACAACAGGGAATCGGGGGCAATCACGTCGCGACTGTAGCCATGGGTCAACACAGGAGAGCACGTCGGACAACATGAGCATCTTGAGTAAACAGATTAGCATGTGATtgattgctagcatagttattCCTATGTAATGAATGAAGCGTATCATTGCGAATGAAGGAGTCGGACATGAAAACATGAATGGAGAAGCCTGCGCTGACCTAAGTGTCAGTACTTATAGTACAGCAGTTCTACCACCGCAGTGCTTAGCAACAGACACTTCAAAAATAAAGGTGTGTCTAAAAATACATTCAGTTACAAGGCTTCATTGTTTCAGGTGGGCCAAGAGCTGCAAGTCAGGAGAataacacaacagacagacagacagacagacagacagacaaccagAGACAgtaagacaggcagacagatagatagatagattgagagagaaagagagagagagagagagagaaagagagaaagagatgtagaGAACGGTGCTAACATTAAGGTCAGGAACTGTTAGAACTTAGATCTTTTCCGTTTAGTTTCCCTAGTAATGTGCTTtgggaaagaagaaaaaagaaagtgatCATCCAACGGATCTTTGACTGAGCATGTGTGCTTGTACGCAtccgtgtatgcgtgtgtgtgcgtgtgtgtgtgtgtgtgtgtgtgtgtgtgtgtgtgtgtgtgtgtgtgtgtgtgtgtgtgtgtgtgtgtgtgtttgtgtatggccTTCCAGCGGGATAGGTATTGTTTTCATCAACAATGATGGATGCTACTATGCAGTCCAGCACACTCTTTCATTCAATCACCCCACACTATCTCAGTAACAGCTATTTCCTGTAATGGGTCAGCATCATATTCTGaatggaatgaatgaaagcTGTTTAACCACATTTTAACCACACCATTTTGATGGAGTTGAGTTCTAACAAACAGGGCATCTGAACACATCAATAAAAGCAATATTTCCAAAAATCACCTTATACATTTGTAATTGCAATCTCACGGAGTAACTGCCTCATTGAGTTTGCCATGACATGAATGCTATTCAGTTCTGGTGCTTCATTTAAATTGGAGTGTCATTGTGATATAATCAATTCTCTTTGGGTATTGTCCCAACAATTTCTAGTGTGCTTGTAATTATAGTTCAGAGAAAGATAAGGTTGTTAGACGATCCAAAATACAGTAATTTTTAAGAAGGGCCTTTcaagagaaaaaacaaatgtgtacatTACAAATGgtcataaaaagaaaacaaaataattttGCTATAGACTTTGTTCCACTGACTGGTTCATCTTCCACAttctactaataataatacattcatTATGAAATCCTCACTGACAACACTTCACTGAGGTAAACACTTAAAATTCAGACAAAACGTAACTAGTAAAAATATTACTAAAGCAAAACTTTAAAACAAACCACAAACTCAACATCAGTACATAGTGCTTTGCTTTTGACACAACCCTCTGAGGTACTGCACAAATTCTTTCCTGAGATTTCCCATTTTTCTCCTTTGTTTTTGCAGACAGGACATCAAAAGAGATTTCTACAAATCAGGTTTAGATGCTTCCAGCCCAGtcactctaaaacacacacacacacacacacacacatacgtatgcatgcatgcatgcacacgcacacgcacgcacgcacgcacgcacgcacgcacgcacgcacgcacgcacgcacgcacgcacgcacgcacgcacacacacacacacacacacacacacacacacacacacacacacacacacacacacacacacacacacacacacacacacgtatttgaGGAATACTGTTGGCCTTCATGTAATGGCTGAAGAAATATGGTCTCCCATGGTAACAGTGATTTTAGGTACTTGTCTTAAAGCTCTGGATATTAGCGCACCACCAATGAAGATTGTGaggcaaataaacaaaaatgcgtaagaaaaaaaagcaccatATCAGGCACTTCTGAGGAAATGAAATCTCCATAACAGCCGTGATTGAAAGCACAGAAATACACTGATACACTCTatgtcccactctctctctctctctctctcaaacacacacacacacacacacacacacacacatacacacacacacacaaacacacacagacttgcttTCTCTTTGCATCAAGGTAAGCAAATGCCTGGCTTCAGAAAGAGCCTGAAGCGAGGTCTGACTCTTGTCTGTTTCGGTCAGTGTGACTACTGGACACTGATATctgccctgcccccccccctcagtaACCTTCCCCAGGTGAGCAACCCATCACTCCGTCCATTTGTCCGTCCACTCTCCGTCCACTCTTGGGTCATtccctgtgtctctcctccAGAGTCTATTGGGGAGAcgtggagggtggtggtggtggggggggacggggacgggggggtCAAGATCTCTCACTGTCTGCAGCCGAACATTTTGCTCCACTCCACGTAGGCGTCCATGTCCTTGTGGGAGACGTCCGGCTGCGTCCGGCGCAGGGCCGCGTCCAGGTCCTGGTAGGCGACGGGGCGGAGGAGCGGCAGCTCCATGGCGCGGCGCAGGGCGTCCTGGCAGAGGCGGGCGAGCGCCAGCGCCGAGTAGCCCTCGGTCCGCTGCACCAGCAGGcccacctcctcctcggccAGGCAGCAGCCGTGCGGCGCCAGGTTCTGGCTGACGATCTGCCGGCGGGCCGGGCCGTCCGGCGGGGCCACCAGGAGCGTCCGGCGGGCGAAGTAGCGGTGCACGGCGGCCTCGTCCAGCTCGTCGGGCCGGCTGGTGGACGCCAGGACCAGGACTTGGGGGGCCTCGTCGGAAGCCGAACCGCCGGAACCAGCGGCGGCGTTGTTGCCTAAAAGTAGCCGGTCCAGCTGGGCCTGCAGCTCCCTCCTGACCCGGGCagcggccgaggaggaggaggaggaagaggaagaggaagaggactcCTCGCGCGAGCGGCGTCCACTCCCCAGCACGGCCTCGGCCTCGCTCAGGAGCAGCACGCAGGGCTGGCGCGCGCGGGCCACCAGGAAGCAGGCCTGCAGCAGCCGCTCGGCCTCCGGCGCCCACTCGCCGGTCAGCAGGGAGCCGCGCAGGTGCAGCAGCGGCGCCCCCATCTGGCCGGACATGCAGCGCGCCAGCAGGGTGCGGCCGGAGCCCGGGGGGCCGAAGAGGAGCAGGGCGCGGGGCAGCGGGGGGGACGCCCCCCCCAGCGGGCCGAAGACGTCGGGCCGGAGCAGCGGCCACAGGACCTCCTCCTTCAGCGCCGCCTTGGCCGTCTCCAGGCCCGCGATGTCCCCCCAGtccagcagggggtgctgctgctgcaggacctGAGTGGACACCAGCTCCAGCACGCGCGGGTCCACCGACTTCAGATGCTcctcggccgccgccgccgacgaggaggaggacggcgaTGAAGACGACGCGGCGACGGGGGAGCCGTTGGCGGCGGCCGTGGTCGCCGGCGAGCCGAAACTGAACGCGGACTCGCCGGCGGCCGAGTGGGGGGTCTTGGAGGCGCCCACGTACCCGGGCGACGTCAGCGAGCCCCCGCCGAAGTCTCCGCCCCGGGGGTCGTCCGAGGGGGACGCCTGACCGGCCGCCTTGAAGCTGCCGTTGGCGTTGGTGCCCTCGGGCAGCCGGTACAGcgggctgaggctggcggaggCGGAGGGCGGGGGCTGGGCGTAGCCGAAGTCGCCGTAGGGCTCGCCCATCTCCGCCTGGCCCACCATGTAAAAGGCCTTCCGCTTCAGGGAGCCCGAGCCGCAGCCGTTGAgcggggtgggggtgatgggcGCCAGGCTGTGGGGCGGCGCGGCGTAGGAGGAGTACGAGGccatggtggtggagggggccaGCGGGGTGGGCACCGCGATGCCCGCGGGGAGgtaggaggagggagggggcgggggtgggggcggaggggggctGTAGCCGGGGGCCACGGAGGcggtctggtggtggtggtgcggggcGTAGCCCGAGGGGGTGTAGCTGTACCCGGGCAGAGCCGgcggggaggaggtggtgctgtAGGCGGCGGGCACCAGGGTGGCGTGGGAGGCCGGGGGCGGCGGGGGAGCCTGGAGGAGGGGCGAGGGGTGCCCGCTGTACCCGCCGGAGGAGGCGTGCAGGTAGGAGCTCCCgtaggcggcggcggcggcggcggatgCGTAGGGTTCCTGAGATGCCAACGTCTGGCTGccgcagctgctgctggagaagcCCTGCTCTGCCAGGCTGCCACCTCCGCCGCTGCCCGCGCCCGGAGAGCTGCACAGGGCGCCCGCCGCCACGTCCGACGTGGCCGCCATGCCCACTTTGCCCGTGGGCACGCCCACCTCGCAGCCCAGCGGGTACACCCCTCCTCCGCCCACGGGCTCGGCCCACGGGTCGGCCTCCACCTTCCTCCCGTTGGCCAGCCCGTTGGGTCCGGCCGCGTCTGGGTACGCGTTGAGCAGCGCCCGCTCCCCGGCGCTCATGCCGGGCACCTCCAGGATGCCCGAGTACTTCTCGGCGTACTTCTTGAGCAGGTTGGAGGCGGTGAGCGCCGAGATGTCGTCGTTGGCCCAGCTGTACTGgtaggcggcggcggcggcggaacTGGACATGGCGCCGGGCACCCTCTGCATGCGGTAGCCCTCGGCCTTGTGGGACGGCGAGCGCGTGGTGGACGAGATGTCGAAGTGTTGCTCTGCCCACTGGGTGTGCTCAGGGGTCCACTGCATCTTCACGCCTGTGGACAGCGGAACAGTTAACACACACGCGTTAACACACACCAgttaacacacactcattaacacacaccAGTCAAAGTCACACACAAAAGGACACGTTTTTATAGAACATAATATGGAGGCAGGGCATATGTATTAGAACAGTTAACACACACCAATTAACGCACATCagtcaactcacacacaaaaggacaAGCTTTTATAGAACATAATATGGAGGCAGGGCATATGTATGAGAGGTTTGGGAACTGTAAAGATTAACTACTGATTTaagtgtgtttattgttgctactGAAACCAAAGAATCATAaggataataaaaataaaaaaaagaaacacaaattaAACCATATGATTTAAAACTGGATCCTTGTCACTGAAATGCCTACTTAATAAAATATATTGGCgcagaaaaaaatacttttacaTTCTGCTTGACCTGATTAgatcatgtgtttttttgttcatgGAAGATTAGTTATTGTTTAGTATTTTACAatattaacattacattatgaaaCAATAACTGTGATaaacaaagaagaaaaataactttATGTCAAAcataatttatatatttaatttGCATTATTTGCACTAATGAATGTGTATGGAAATATTACTGCTAGAAGCAGCAAGGagtcacatttattttgaacaatgaaaaaatatcatgttattGACTGACTAAGTGGCAAAGTGTCTTCATGATAATTTGCAGGTTAAACAGAAGCACACAATACGGAACTAAATATAAAATATTCAGTATGAATGTGATGCTGAACCCATTTCCCACCAAACAACAGTATTCCATTTGCTCAATTATTCTAAATGTTCAACTTTTAAATATATTGTGAAATCtatccatgaaaaaaaaacaatctgcaATTCtcatgcagacacaaacacagacacaatcacaaGCATGCATTGATATCGTAACGTAGTACACCATGGAGTTGTGATTAATACAAATTAAACAATTTCATTAGTATTTGATTAATAAATTGATAAATGGATTTGTGTGGCAATACATGGAAAAATTACAAACAGGGTACATTTTATTTTGAATTAATCCAGCATGTATTTGATATGTATTTGTTCTAATTTAATTCTATGTCTCCATTCATATGATGGCTattgtatactgtgtgtgtgtgtgtgtgtgtgtgtgtgtgtgtgtgtgtgtgtgtgtgtgtgtgtgtgtgtgtgtgtgtgtgtgtgtgtgtgtgtgtgtgtatgtgtgtgtgcgtgcgtgcgtgcgtgcgtgcgtgtgtgtgtgtgtgtgtgtgtgtgtgtgtgtgtctgtgtgtgtgtgtgtgtgtgtgtgtctgcaaatgTGTGTACATGCCCATAGAGGAGTATCTCACAAATATCTCAGAGTAATCTAAACCATAGCTGAGAAGTGCTTTCATCATAAAACGagggctcacacactcacactctctctctcacactctctctctctctctctctctctctctctctctctctctctctctctctctctctctctctctctctttcaagctCTTTTTCTCCCACCCCTTGTGCCGCCTTGTCCTCtttaagctctctctctcatatccaccttgctctctttctttctttctctctgtctccccttttctgtttctgttcctttctttctttcgttcgttCCTCCACTAGTCCTTTGAGGTTCTtgttgagctgcttcctttaaTCCataacaccatcacacacacacacaccaacacgcatacact
Encoded proteins:
- the LOC134071784 gene encoding fidgetin-like, with protein sequence MISSSGVYGVKMQWTPEHTQWAEQHFDISSTTRSPSHKAEGYRMQRVPGAMSSSAAAAAYQYSWANDDISALTASNLLKKYAEKYSGILEVPGMSAGERALLNAYPDAAGPNGLANGRKVEADPWAEPVGGGGVYPLGCEVGVPTGKVGMAATSDVAAGALCSSPGAGSGGGGSLAEQGFSSSSCGSQTLASQEPYASAAAAAAYGSSYLHASSGGYSGHPSPLLQAPPPPPASHATLVPAAYSTTSSPPALPGYSYTPSGYAPHHHHQTASVAPGYSPPPPPPPPPPSSYLPAGIAVPTPLAPSTTMASYSSYAAPPHSLAPITPTPLNGCGSGSLKRKAFYMVGQAEMGEPYGDFGYAQPPPSASASLSPLYRLPEGTNANGSFKAAGQASPSDDPRGGDFGGGSLTSPGYVGASKTPHSAAGESAFSFGSPATTAAANGSPVAASSSSPSSSSSAAAAEEHLKSVDPRVLELVSTQVLQQQHPLLDWGDIAGLETAKAALKEEVLWPLLRPDVFGPLGGASPPLPRALLLFGPPGSGRTLLARCMSGQMGAPLLHLRGSLLTGEWAPEAERLLQACFLVARARQPCVLLLSEAEAVLGSGRRSREESSSSSSSSSSSSAAARVRRELQAQLDRLLLGNNAAAGSGGSASDEAPQVLVLASTSRPDELDEAAVHRYFARRTLLVAPPDGPARRQIVSQNLAPHGCCLAEEEVGLLVQRTEGYSALALARLCQDALRRAMELPLLRPVAYQDLDAALRRTQPDVSHKDMDAYVEWSKMFGCRQ